In one window of Opitutus sp. GAS368 DNA:
- a CDS encoding amidohydrolase family protein → MRLPCRLIITAAALFAAALAPAKTLIHAGSLIDGRADTARKAVTITVDGDRITGIADGYTAPAAGDTLIDLKNATVMPGLMDMHVHLDGQQSPTTYTEGFYLNPGDYALRAAFYAKKTLLAGFTTVRNLGDNNYSTRALRKAIAAGWVDGPRVYTAGPAIGTTGSHADGTNGYSDQVINLFPEPEIFNGADGARAAVRNHVKHGADLIKIMTTGGVLSLGDSAQGAQMTSEEVKAVVETAHEYGLKVAVHAHGSEGMKRAILAGVDSIEHGTFMTDEIVALMKEHGTYYVPTLSAGNYVMEKAKVPGFLPPSVAAKAMLVGPAMTATFQRAYQAGVKIAFGTDQGVAPHGENAKEFIYMVNAGMKPMDAIKTSTLEASKLLGVDKDLGTVEAGKFADLVAVPGDPLADIKLMTNVTFVMKAGTVYKQ, encoded by the coding sequence ATGCGCCTCCCCTGCCGCCTCATCATCACGGCTGCCGCCCTGTTCGCGGCCGCCCTCGCCCCCGCCAAGACCCTCATCCACGCCGGCTCGCTCATCGACGGCCGCGCCGACACCGCCCGCAAGGCCGTGACCATCACCGTCGACGGCGACCGCATCACCGGCATTGCCGACGGCTACACTGCGCCGGCCGCGGGCGACACCCTCATCGATCTGAAGAACGCCACCGTCATGCCCGGCCTGATGGACATGCACGTCCACCTCGACGGCCAGCAATCGCCCACCACCTACACCGAGGGCTTTTATCTCAACCCGGGCGACTATGCCCTGCGCGCCGCCTTCTACGCGAAAAAGACCCTGCTCGCCGGCTTCACCACCGTGCGCAACCTCGGCGACAACAACTACTCCACCCGCGCGCTGCGCAAGGCCATCGCCGCCGGCTGGGTCGACGGCCCGCGTGTCTACACGGCCGGCCCGGCCATCGGGACGACCGGCAGCCATGCCGACGGCACCAACGGTTACAGCGACCAGGTCATCAACCTGTTTCCCGAGCCGGAGATCTTCAACGGGGCCGACGGCGCGCGCGCCGCGGTGCGCAACCACGTCAAGCACGGCGCCGACCTGATCAAGATCATGACGACCGGCGGCGTGCTCAGCCTCGGCGACAGCGCGCAGGGCGCGCAGATGACCAGCGAGGAGGTCAAGGCCGTCGTCGAGACGGCGCACGAATACGGCCTGAAGGTGGCGGTCCATGCCCACGGCTCCGAGGGCATGAAACGCGCTATCCTCGCCGGCGTGGACTCGATCGAACACGGCACGTTCATGACCGACGAGATCGTCGCCCTCATGAAGGAACACGGCACCTACTACGTCCCCACGCTCAGCGCGGGCAACTACGTGATGGAGAAGGCCAAGGTCCCAGGCTTCCTCCCGCCCAGTGTGGCGGCCAAGGCGATGCTCGTCGGCCCGGCGATGACGGCCACCTTCCAGCGCGCCTACCAGGCCGGCGTGAAGATCGCCTTCGGCACCGACCAGGGCGTCGCCCCGCACGGCGAGAACGCCAAGGAATTCATCTACATGGTCAACGCCGGGATGAAGCCGATGGACGCCATCAAGACCTCCACGCTCGAGGCGTCGAAGCTGCTCGGCGTGGACAAGGACCTCGGCACGGTCGAGGCCGGCAAGTTCGCCGACCTCGTCGCCGTCCCGGGCGACCCGCTCGCCGACATCAAGCTCATGACGAACGTCACCTTCGTCATGAAGGCCGGCACGGTCTATAAGCAGTGA
- a CDS encoding DUF692 domain-containing protein, giving the protein MPANKFNGYTDYGIGIGLRIPHYDHILSRKPTVDWFEIISENFMVDGGRPLEVLEQILAQYRVVQHGVAMYFGAADGPNRDYLRRLKALTTRTKTPWLSDHLCWGSVDGTYSHDLLPMPYTHAAAKQTAANIRRVRDYLELPIAVENVSSYTEFHVSEMTEWEFLAEVVELADCGILLDVNNIYVSAKNHGFDPYAYLNEIPHHRVAQMHIAGHTKFEKYILDTHDHPVLDPVWKLYAHATKLCGVTATLLEWDDKIPSFDEVHDEALKAHEYIAQARAAKIPAPRETVRSRPR; this is encoded by the coding sequence ATGCCCGCCAACAAATTCAACGGCTACACCGACTACGGCATCGGCATCGGCCTGCGCATCCCGCACTACGACCACATCCTGAGCCGCAAGCCCACGGTCGACTGGTTCGAGATCATCTCCGAAAACTTCATGGTCGACGGCGGCCGGCCGCTCGAGGTGCTCGAGCAGATCCTGGCCCAATACCGCGTCGTCCAGCACGGCGTCGCCATGTATTTCGGCGCCGCCGACGGCCCGAACAGGGATTACCTCCGCCGCCTCAAGGCGCTCACGACGCGCACGAAGACCCCCTGGCTTTCCGACCACCTCTGCTGGGGCAGCGTCGACGGCACCTATTCGCACGACCTGCTGCCCATGCCCTACACCCACGCCGCGGCGAAGCAGACCGCGGCCAACATCCGCCGGGTGCGCGACTACCTCGAGCTCCCGATCGCGGTCGAGAATGTCAGCTCCTACACCGAGTTCCACGTCTCCGAGATGACCGAGTGGGAGTTCCTCGCCGAGGTCGTCGAGCTGGCCGACTGCGGAATCCTGCTCGACGTGAACAATATCTACGTCTCGGCCAAGAACCACGGCTTCGACCCCTACGCCTACCTCAACGAGATCCCGCACCACCGCGTCGCGCAGATGCACATCGCCGGGCACACCAAGTTCGAGAAATACATCCTCGATACGCACGACCACCCGGTGCTCGACCCGGTCTGGAAGCTCTACGCCCACGCCACGAAGCTCTGCGGCGTCACCGCCACGCTGCTCGAGTGGGACGACAAGATCCCCTCGTTTGACGAGGTCCACGACGAGGCCCTGAAGGCCCATGAATACATCGCGCAGGCCCGGGCCGCGAAAATCCCCGCCCCGCGTGAAACGGTTCGCTCCCGCCCGCGTTGA
- a CDS encoding putative DNA-binding domain-containing protein, with protein sequence MPAKLKRFAPAKVHSTTDLADLQRAMWRVISRPLTADNQMQQRWTDGRPTSAVAAQIAKPNDRLTSFERLEIYNRMYWFRILDSLYDDCPGLRAVLGDKKFITLAEAYLVKYPSASFTLRNLPSRLAHFIKAEPRYTRPHTALCHDLARFEWARVVVFDTASQPVFTVNDLLDVPAARQGRLKLALQPYLQLLQLDHPVDDFLLAIKREAELLRGDASNAPSARRKLRKNKAALPARALTHVAVHRLNGQIYFKKLEPAAYRILTALRRGKTLEQALATGIPRTKQARADWAPRVQGWFRSWMELRWLCRRE encoded by the coding sequence ATGCCCGCTAAATTAAAACGCTTCGCTCCGGCGAAAGTCCATTCCACTACCGACCTCGCCGACCTCCAGCGCGCCATGTGGCGCGTCATCTCGCGGCCGCTGACGGCGGACAACCAGATGCAACAACGCTGGACCGACGGCCGGCCGACGAGCGCCGTGGCCGCGCAGATCGCCAAGCCCAACGACCGGCTGACCTCCTTCGAGCGGCTCGAGATCTACAACCGCATGTATTGGTTCCGGATTCTCGACAGCCTCTATGACGACTGCCCGGGCCTGCGCGCGGTGCTGGGCGACAAGAAGTTCATCACTCTCGCCGAGGCCTATCTCGTAAAATACCCGTCCGCCTCCTTCACGTTGCGCAACCTGCCCAGCCGGCTGGCGCACTTCATCAAGGCGGAGCCGCGCTACACCCGGCCCCACACCGCGCTGTGCCACGACCTCGCCCGCTTCGAGTGGGCGCGCGTCGTCGTCTTCGACACCGCCTCGCAGCCGGTCTTCACGGTCAACGACCTGCTCGACGTGCCGGCGGCCAGGCAGGGTAGGCTGAAGCTCGCGCTGCAGCCCTACCTGCAGCTGCTGCAGCTGGACCACCCGGTGGACGATTTCCTCCTCGCGATCAAGCGCGAGGCCGAGCTGTTGCGCGGCGACGCCAGCAACGCCCCGTCGGCGCGGCGGAAATTGCGCAAAAACAAGGCCGCCCTGCCGGCGCGCGCCCTCACCCACGTGGCCGTGCACCGGTTGAACGGGCAGATCTACTTCAAAAAGCTCGAGCCGGCGGCCTACCGCATCCTCACCGCCCTGCGCCGGGGAAAAACGCTCGAGCAGGCGCTCGCCACGGGCATCCCCCGGACGAAGCAAGCCCGCGCCGACTGGGCCCCGCGGGTCCAGGGCTGGTTCCGCAGCTGGATGGAGCTCCGCTGGCTGTGCCGCCGGGAATAA
- a CDS encoding DoxX family protein, translated as MQLRSLLAKFDGLAAFLQSPLLLVIRLYWGISFAQTGWGKLMNLDRTTEFFTSLHLPMPRLNAIAAGSTECFGGVLLALGLFARPAAVPLTFCMIVAYATADKEALLGIFSAPDKFLGADPFLFLFAALLVLAFGPGKLSLDALLARKTAAK; from the coding sequence ATGCAACTCCGCTCCCTGCTCGCCAAGTTCGATGGCCTCGCTGCGTTCCTCCAATCGCCGCTGCTGCTGGTCATCCGCCTCTATTGGGGCATCTCCTTCGCCCAGACCGGCTGGGGCAAGCTCATGAACCTGGATCGGACCACCGAATTCTTCACCAGCCTCCACCTGCCGATGCCGCGCCTCAACGCCATCGCGGCCGGTTCGACCGAGTGCTTCGGCGGGGTGCTGCTGGCCCTCGGGCTGTTCGCGCGGCCCGCGGCGGTGCCGCTGACCTTCTGCATGATCGTGGCCTACGCCACCGCGGACAAGGAGGCCCTGCTGGGGATCTTCAGCGCCCCGGACAAATTCCTCGGCGCCGACCCGTTCCTGTTCCTCTTCGCCGCGCTCCTCGTGCTCGCGTTCGGCCCGGGCAAGCTGTCGCTCGACGCGCTGCTCGCCCGCAAGACTGCGGCCAAATAG
- the rsgA gene encoding ribosome small subunit-dependent GTPase A yields the protein MTLAALGWNDHFARAFAPHAAEGCLPGRVTLELKGYYEVTGEFGAKLGACSGKFINTARAQADFPAIGDWVAVTPQEGEETRVHIHAVLPRRTKFSRQAAGLEEIEQVVAANVDTVFLVSALDGNYHLHRLERYLAAAWASGARPVILLNKADLAEDEATAVPAEIATVAPDVPVFVVSAKTRRGLKALAPYLTPGATVALLGSSGVGKSTLINRLVGENLQDTGDVRDVDGKGRHTTTQRELLVASDGFIVIDTPGMRELQPWDAAAGVDAAFGDVAALTARCRFRDCTHTVEPGCAVQAALADGTLDPARWQSYLRLGRATAHEVRRVDRAAQQQHKSHHKKLTKSLRQRVREKSGEE from the coding sequence ATGACGCTCGCCGCCCTCGGTTGGAACGACCACTTCGCCCGGGCCTTCGCGCCCCACGCGGCCGAGGGTTGCCTGCCCGGGCGCGTGACCCTCGAACTCAAGGGCTACTACGAGGTCACGGGCGAGTTCGGCGCCAAGCTCGGCGCCTGCTCGGGCAAATTCATCAACACGGCCCGGGCCCAGGCCGACTTTCCCGCCATCGGCGACTGGGTGGCCGTGACGCCGCAGGAGGGTGAGGAAACCCGCGTCCACATCCACGCCGTGCTGCCGCGCCGCACAAAGTTCTCCCGCCAGGCCGCCGGCCTGGAGGAGATCGAACAGGTCGTCGCCGCCAACGTCGACACGGTGTTCCTCGTCAGCGCGCTCGACGGCAACTACCACCTGCACCGCCTGGAGCGCTACCTCGCCGCCGCGTGGGCGAGCGGCGCCCGGCCCGTGATTTTGCTCAACAAGGCCGATCTCGCCGAGGATGAAGCGACGGCCGTGCCCGCCGAGATCGCCACGGTGGCCCCGGACGTGCCGGTGTTCGTCGTCAGCGCCAAGACGCGCCGCGGACTGAAAGCCCTCGCGCCCTACCTCACGCCCGGCGCCACTGTCGCCCTGCTCGGCTCGTCCGGCGTCGGCAAGTCCACCCTGATCAACCGGCTTGTCGGCGAAAATTTGCAGGACACCGGGGATGTGCGCGACGTCGACGGCAAAGGCCGGCACACGACCACCCAGCGCGAGCTGCTCGTCGCGTCGGACGGTTTCATCGTGATCGACACGCCCGGCATGCGCGAACTCCAGCCGTGGGACGCCGCGGCGGGCGTCGATGCCGCCTTTGGCGACGTGGCCGCGCTCACGGCGCGATGCCGGTTCCGCGACTGCACCCACACGGTCGAGCCCGGCTGCGCCGTGCAGGCGGCGCTGGCCGACGGCACCCTCGACCCGGCCCGCTGGCAGAGCTACCTGCGCCTGGGCCGGGCCACCGCCCATGAGGTCCGGCGCGTCGACCGCGCCGCCCAGCAGCAGCACAAGTCCCACCACAAGAAACTCACCAAGAGCCTCCGCCAGCGCGTCCGCGAGAAATCCGGCGAGGAATGA
- a CDS encoding YhbY family RNA-binding protein, with protein MNELPLLTGAQKTQLRGLGQQLSDSLRIGRQGPTPALFTELNRQLDTRELVKVRFEVADRDERALLCEKMAADTPCLCVGSVGRTALFWRPGPEGSKLLPA; from the coding sequence ATGAATGAACTCCCCCTTCTCACCGGCGCCCAGAAAACCCAGCTGCGCGGCCTCGGCCAGCAGCTCAGCGACTCGCTCCGGATCGGCCGGCAGGGCCCGACGCCCGCGCTCTTCACCGAGCTCAACCGCCAGCTCGACACCCGCGAGCTGGTGAAGGTGCGCTTCGAGGTGGCGGATCGCGACGAACGCGCCCTCCTGTGTGAAAAAATGGCCGCGGACACGCCGTGCCTCTGCGTCGGCTCGGTCGGGCGCACGGCTCTGTTCTGGCGCCCCGGCCCGGAAGGCTCCAAGCTGCTCCCGGCATGA
- a CDS encoding pseudouridine synthase: protein MRRLDQLLANLGYCSRREARAWIQAGRVTVRGRATDDFGAKADPADVRVDGEPLDHPAGLLLLVHKPVGLVCSHDEREGPNVYSLLPPRWRARNPQVTSIGRLDKDTSGLLLLTDQSALVHRLTSPKHKVPKVYRATVNADLTPALVTLFAGGTLQLKNEKAPCAPAELKIISPREAELTLTEGRYHQVRRMLASQGAEVMALHRARFGPLELGDLAPGQWRELPLDTFPP from the coding sequence ATGCGCCGGCTCGACCAGCTCCTCGCCAATCTCGGTTACTGTTCCCGCCGGGAGGCGCGCGCCTGGATCCAGGCCGGCCGGGTGACCGTGCGCGGCCGGGCCACCGATGATTTCGGCGCCAAGGCCGACCCGGCCGATGTGCGCGTGGACGGCGAACCGCTCGACCACCCCGCCGGCCTGTTGCTCCTGGTGCACAAACCTGTCGGCCTCGTCTGCTCGCACGACGAACGCGAGGGCCCGAATGTCTACTCGCTGCTGCCCCCGCGCTGGCGCGCGCGCAACCCGCAGGTCACCAGCATCGGCCGGCTCGACAAGGACACCAGCGGCCTCCTGCTGCTCACCGACCAGAGCGCGCTCGTCCACCGGCTGACGTCGCCCAAGCACAAGGTGCCGAAGGTCTACCGCGCCACCGTGAACGCCGACCTGACGCCGGCGCTGGTCACGCTCTTTGCCGGCGGCACGCTGCAACTGAAGAACGAAAAGGCCCCGTGTGCGCCGGCGGAGCTTAAAATCATTTCGCCGCGCGAGGCCGAGCTGACGCTGACCGAGGGCCGCTATCACCAGGTGCGGCGAATGCTTGCCAGCCAGGGCGCGGAGGTGATGGCCTTGCACCGCGCCCGCTTCGGCCCCCTCGAACTCGGCGACCTCGCGCCCGGCCAGTGGCGCGAGCTGCCCCTGGACACCTTTCCACCATGA
- a CDS encoding energy transducer TonB: protein MGDWHYAGLPKAPRIPWFAALLSAGLHALLLWGGGARPVHRPVAVAQDQSIIQLVMPPLDEDKEPPVEELENQMDQDPRVQVPRLADVPTTVELSSVFVQPLELSVPLQTDLNTAQLTSIPLKIAPAGQRPSGLKDIFDISQLDHVPEPIVQPAPEFPYSLKKDVEEAQVVVDFVVDTHGETRDIHVLSSTHPGFERTSVDGVAKWRFRPGLKAGRKVNTRMRVPIRYTVHGTD from the coding sequence GTGGGTGACTGGCATTATGCCGGGCTGCCCAAGGCGCCGCGGATCCCGTGGTTTGCCGCGCTGCTTTCCGCCGGGTTGCACGCCCTGCTGCTGTGGGGCGGCGGCGCCCGGCCCGTCCACCGACCGGTGGCGGTGGCGCAGGACCAGTCGATCATCCAGCTGGTGATGCCGCCGCTCGATGAGGATAAGGAGCCGCCGGTCGAGGAACTCGAGAACCAGATGGACCAGGATCCGAGAGTGCAGGTGCCGCGGCTCGCCGACGTGCCCACCACCGTGGAGTTGTCGTCGGTCTTTGTGCAGCCCCTGGAGCTGAGTGTCCCGCTGCAAACCGATCTTAATACCGCGCAGCTCACCAGTATACCGCTGAAGATCGCCCCGGCGGGACAAAGACCCTCCGGGCTCAAGGACATTTTCGATATTTCGCAGCTCGACCACGTGCCGGAACCGATCGTGCAACCCGCCCCGGAATTTCCCTACAGCCTGAAAAAGGATGTCGAGGAGGCCCAGGTGGTCGTGGACTTCGTCGTCGATACCCATGGCGAGACCCGCGACATCCACGTGCTTTCTTCCACGCATCCGGGGTTTGAGCGGACCTCGGTCGATGGCGTGGCCAAGTGGCGCTTCCGGCCAGGCCTCAAGGCGGGCCGCAAGGTCAACACCCGGATGAGGGTGCCGATCCGGTATACCGTGCATGGCACGGACTGA
- a CDS encoding TonB-dependent receptor, protein MKPAARYLAVLLLTPALRAQTVTLDPVAVTAARAAQPAAAVPFSLAILGGDTLRATPAVTLDGALRSVPGFSLFRRSDSLTANPTAQGVSLRGLGPSGASRSLVLLDGVPLNDPFGGWVIWSKVPRESLAGAELVRGGGATAWGNAALGGVVQLLTEKKPSNLIGYKAPAASGGRLAATAGDFSTRSVELALSQSAGPGTLELSGRDFATDGFNLVAAENRGPVDIAAWSRHHWMAARWTQPVGENATLTVTGRTFAEARGNGTPYQQNSSRENLGSVALTARPDKNFSWTALAYAQDQTFSSTFSSVNATRTAETPASDQFAVPASALGAAWTGSWTHSGDARTSAGVDFRRVRGETRENFTFSAGDFTRQRVAGGTQEFAGLFALHERALAPDWHLTLGARLDDWREADGHRRETDRATGAVLRDDHYADRDGLEFSPSAGLVWTPAPAWRVRAAAQQAFRRPTLNELYRPFRAGNVITEANADLQTERVTSTELGADYTHGTLTLGSALFWNELHDAVGNVTIAHGPGTFPIVGFIPAGGTGRERLNLDRLRVRGLELTAGWRPTPALSFDVAYLYDDALVRRATLAPALVGKRLAQVPRHGATLGASWRTGRLTLTPRVRVIGRQFEDDENLLILGTAVIADLGASCSLGRGEVFLTIENLGNARVETGRSTDGIVNTGTPRLALAGFRSAW, encoded by the coding sequence GTGAAGCCCGCCGCACGCTACCTCGCCGTCCTCCTTCTGACGCCGGCGCTCCGCGCGCAGACCGTCACGCTCGATCCCGTCGCCGTCACGGCCGCGCGCGCCGCCCAGCCGGCGGCGGCGGTGCCGTTCTCACTGGCGATCCTCGGCGGCGACACGCTGCGCGCCACGCCCGCCGTGACGCTCGACGGTGCGCTGCGGAGCGTGCCGGGTTTCAGCCTTTTCCGGCGCAGTGACAGCCTGACCGCCAACCCGACCGCGCAGGGCGTGTCGTTGCGCGGGCTCGGACCCAGCGGCGCCAGCCGGTCGCTTGTGCTGCTGGACGGCGTGCCGCTCAACGATCCCTTCGGCGGCTGGGTCATCTGGAGCAAGGTGCCGCGCGAATCGCTGGCCGGCGCGGAGCTCGTCCGCGGCGGCGGCGCCACCGCGTGGGGCAACGCCGCGCTCGGCGGCGTCGTGCAGCTGCTGACCGAAAAAAAACCAAGCAACCTGATAGGTTACAAAGCGCCCGCCGCCTCTGGCGGGCGGCTGGCCGCCACCGCGGGCGATTTCTCGACCCGCAGCGTCGAGCTCGCGCTAAGCCAGTCCGCCGGCCCGGGCACGCTGGAGCTCAGCGGCCGTGATTTCGCGACCGACGGCTTCAACCTGGTCGCAGCGGAGAACCGCGGCCCGGTGGACATCGCGGCCTGGAGCCGGCACCATTGGATGGCCGCCCGCTGGACCCAGCCGGTTGGGGAGAACGCGACGCTCACGGTCACCGGCCGCACGTTCGCCGAGGCCCGCGGCAATGGCACGCCCTACCAGCAGAATTCCTCCCGCGAGAACCTGGGCTCGGTCGCGCTCACGGCCCGGCCGGACAAGAATTTCTCGTGGACCGCCCTCGCCTACGCGCAGGACCAGACGTTCAGCAGCACGTTTAGCTCCGTGAACGCCACGCGCACGGCCGAGACGCCGGCCAGCGACCAGTTCGCGGTGCCCGCCAGCGCGCTCGGGGCCGCGTGGACCGGGAGCTGGACGCATTCCGGCGATGCCCGCACCAGCGCCGGGGTCGACTTCCGCCGCGTGCGCGGCGAGACCCGGGAAAATTTCACCTTCAGCGCCGGCGACTTCACCCGCCAGCGCGTCGCCGGCGGCACGCAGGAATTCGCCGGGCTGTTCGCCCTCCACGAACGCGCCCTCGCTCCCGACTGGCACCTTACGCTCGGCGCCCGGCTCGACGACTGGCGTGAGGCCGACGGCCACCGCCGCGAGACCGACCGCGCCACGGGCGCCGTGTTGCGCGACGACCATTACGCGGACCGCGACGGACTGGAGTTCAGCCCGAGCGCCGGGCTGGTCTGGACCCCGGCCCCGGCCTGGCGCGTCCGCGCCGCGGCCCAGCAGGCCTTCCGCCGGCCGACCCTGAACGAGCTCTACCGGCCGTTCCGCGCCGGCAATGTGATCACCGAGGCCAACGCCGACCTGCAGACCGAGCGCGTGACGAGCACGGAACTCGGGGCCGATTACACCCACGGCACGCTCACACTCGGATCCGCGCTTTTCTGGAACGAGCTGCACGACGCCGTCGGCAACGTGACCATCGCCCACGGGCCGGGCACTTTCCCCATCGTGGGCTTCATCCCGGCGGGCGGCACGGGCCGCGAGCGGCTCAACCTCGACCGCTTGCGCGTCCGCGGGCTCGAGCTCACGGCCGGATGGCGTCCCACTCCGGCGCTCTCGTTCGACGTCGCCTATCTCTACGACGATGCGCTGGTCCGGCGCGCCACGCTGGCCCCGGCCCTTGTCGGCAAGCGCCTGGCCCAGGTGCCCCGTCATGGCGCCACGCTCGGCGCGTCGTGGCGGACCGGCCGGCTCACGCTCACGCCGCGCGTCCGCGTCATCGGCCGGCAGTTCGAGGACGACGAGAACCTGCTTATCCTCGGCACGGCGGTCATCGCCGACCTGGGCGCCAGTTGCTCCCTCGGCCGCGGCGAGGTGTTTCTCACCATCGAGAACCTCGGCAACGCGCGCGTCGAGACCGGGCGCAGCACCGACGGCATCGTCAACACCGGCACCCCGCGCCTCGCCCTCGCCGGCTTCCGCTCCGCCTGGTAG
- a CDS encoding c-type cytochrome — MRKPPLLLLTGLALLLLAIAPCRAETPAKTGALPAPDPDNGGITLPPGFRAVVFADNLVVGKDVGALRFLAVAPNGDVYAKTKQGPILALRDTNGDGRADVVKEFGGGGGSGIMFHDGWLYHSTDKDVYRYKYTPGELVPSAAPEHLIVDLPNQRQHESKAFFFDDAGALFVETGSPSNSYGGANDRRFGAKGSDATDFLKIHGGFWRFDPAKPGQHQSDGYHYSTGHRHVVAVAWNPVAHSAFFAMNGRDNLHDVDPEHYSIADGAELPAEEFHQLKEGLNIGWPYTYYDGLQKARMVSPEFGGDGRKRAEAGRYPDPLIAFPAHWAPLQMAYYDGAQFPAKYRGGIFLAFHGSWNRAPLPQRGYNVCFIPFDAAGRPTGDYEIFADGFAGSTNFTSTRDARFRPCGVAVGPDGSLYVGDTEKGRIWRIFYTGDTAPVAAVAAAQPAAATPATPAVAVNTKGRDTYLMLCASCHMPDGSGVPNLQPSLRDSAVVRGGAATLIRSILLGPAAVLPADRPKYSNVMPGFDAALNDAQAADLATYLRQAFGGGAPAVTREQVKAGRSPR, encoded by the coding sequence ATGAGAAAACCGCCCCTGCTTTTGCTCACCGGCCTCGCCCTGCTCCTTCTGGCCATCGCACCTTGCCGCGCCGAAACGCCGGCGAAGACGGGCGCCCTGCCCGCGCCCGACCCCGACAACGGCGGCATCACGCTGCCCCCCGGCTTCCGTGCCGTGGTGTTCGCCGACAACCTCGTCGTCGGCAAAGATGTCGGCGCCCTGCGCTTCCTCGCCGTCGCACCCAACGGCGACGTTTACGCCAAGACCAAGCAGGGCCCCATCCTCGCGCTGCGCGACACCAACGGTGACGGCCGCGCCGACGTCGTGAAGGAGTTCGGCGGGGGCGGCGGCTCCGGCATCATGTTCCACGACGGCTGGCTCTACCACTCCACCGACAAGGACGTTTACCGCTACAAATACACGCCGGGCGAGCTGGTGCCCTCCGCCGCGCCCGAGCACCTCATTGTCGACCTGCCCAACCAGCGGCAGCACGAGTCGAAGGCCTTTTTCTTCGACGACGCCGGCGCGCTCTTCGTCGAGACCGGCTCGCCCTCCAACTCCTACGGCGGGGCCAACGACCGTCGTTTCGGCGCCAAGGGCTCCGATGCCACCGACTTTCTGAAGATCCACGGCGGCTTCTGGCGCTTCGACCCCGCCAAGCCGGGCCAGCACCAGTCCGACGGCTACCACTACTCCACCGGCCACCGCCACGTCGTCGCCGTCGCGTGGAACCCGGTCGCGCACTCCGCCTTCTTCGCGATGAACGGTCGCGACAACCTGCACGACGTCGACCCCGAGCACTATTCCATCGCGGACGGCGCCGAGCTGCCGGCCGAGGAATTCCACCAGCTGAAGGAGGGCCTCAACATCGGCTGGCCCTACACCTATTACGACGGGTTGCAGAAGGCCCGCATGGTCTCGCCCGAGTTCGGCGGCGACGGCCGGAAGCGCGCCGAAGCCGGCCGGTATCCCGACCCGCTCATCGCCTTTCCCGCCCACTGGGCTCCGCTGCAGATGGCCTACTATGACGGCGCGCAGTTCCCCGCGAAGTATCGCGGCGGCATTTTCCTCGCCTTCCACGGCTCATGGAACCGCGCGCCCCTCCCCCAGCGCGGCTACAACGTCTGCTTCATCCCGTTCGATGCCGCCGGCCGGCCCACCGGTGATTACGAGATCTTTGCCGACGGTTTCGCCGGCAGCACGAACTTCACCTCCACCCGCGACGCCCGCTTCCGTCCCTGCGGCGTCGCCGTCGGTCCCGACGGCTCGCTCTATGTCGGCGACACGGAGAAAGGCCGCATCTGGCGCATCTTTTACACCGGCGATACCGCGCCCGTGGCCGCCGTGGCCGCAGCCCAGCCGGCCGCCGCGACGCCGGCCACCCCGGCCGTCGCGGTGAACACCAAGGGCCGGGATACCTACCTGATGCTTTGCGCCAGCTGCCACATGCCCGACGGCTCAGGTGTCCCGAATCTCCAGCCCTCGCTGCGCGACAGCGCCGTCGTGCGCGGCGGCGCCGCCACGCTCATCCGTTCCATCCTGCTCGGTCCTGCGGCCGTGCTGCCGGCCGACCGCCCGAAATACTCCAACGTCATGCCGGGCTTCGATGCCGCGCTCAACGACGCCCAGGCCGCCGATCTCGCCACCTACCTCCGCCAGGCCTTCGGCGGCGGCGCCCCGGCCGTCACCCGCGAACAGGTGAAGGCCGGGCGTTCGCCCCGGTGA